From a region of the Oryza sativa Japonica Group chromosome 6, ASM3414082v1 genome:
- the LOC4340552 gene encoding HVA22-like protein a, which produces MGSGSFLKLLANNFDVLAGPLVSLAYPLYASVRAIETKSPVDDQQWLTYWVLYSFITLFELTFAPVIEWLPFWSYAKLFFNCWLVLPCFHGAAYVYDHFVRPMFVNRQIVNVWYVPRKENLSKPDDVLSAAERYIEQNGPEAFEKLISKSTRPSTSKRSTKQSILEEVESEHMARAERESWGENPFYDKNYRC; this is translated from the exons ATGGGGTCTGGATCTTTCCTCAAGCTGCTGGCCAACAACTTCGACGTCCTCGCCGG GCCATTAGTTTCACTTGCTTATCCATT ATATGCCTCTGTGAGAGCAATAGAAACAAAATCTCCTGTTGATGATCAGCAATGGCTCACTTACTGGGTGCTGTACTCGTTTATCACTTTGTTTGAGCTTACTTTTGCTCCAGTAATTGAATG GCTTCCTTTTTGGTCCTATGCAAAGTTGTTCTTCAACTGCTGGTTGGTCTTACCTTGCTTCCATGGTGCTGCTTATGTTTATGATCACTTTGTGCGGCCAATGTTTGTGAATCGTCAAATAGTAAATGTCTGGTATGTtccaagaaaagaaaacctGAGTAAACCTGATGATGTGCTATCAGCTGCGGAGAGATATATTGAACAGAATGGACCAGAAGCATTTGAGAAACTCATCAGCAAG TCTACGAGGCCTTCAACCTCCAAAAGAAGCACAAAGCAATCTATCTTGGAGGAGGTAGAATCTGAACACATGGCCAGGGCTGAAAGAGAATCATGGGGCGAAAATCCATTCTATGATAAAAATTATCGATGCTAG